One genomic segment of Pseudomonadota bacterium includes these proteins:
- a CDS encoding glycoside hydrolase family 3 N-terminal domain-containing protein codes for MRHGMRPIDSRRVTSTLVTALAIFLATGAALPTAARADNYAPPPNQADAALLARMTLGEKVNQLMLLSKGTMTGPDSAGRPNKSAEELAREGIGFQMSGFESAAEVNRIQRIAMQESRLRIPVVFATDIIHGYWTVFPVPLGLAATFDPADANVVAKISGLEGYSHGQRWTFAPMVDHPADPRWGRVVETFGESPLVSSDYAVATIRGFHGSLAGLPGSPAPADFGVASCLKHYLGYGAVQGGKDYAYVDLTERTLREFHLPPYAAGIAAGAPSVMPAFTTGPGGVPMSANKHMLIDVLRKELGFEGLLVSDYAAITEMLKHGTARDDYDAAIQAMNNGTMTVDMEDGVYYAQLAKAVQAGAVSLQSLDREVLRALAFKRRLGLFEKPYVPEDLEKRVRLTREHRAAAREIARKSIVLLKNDGNLLPLSGGRILVTGPLADAPADLLGPWHARGRAEDVVSVLAGIRERAAAGKPASQVAYEPGVGLESAGKAGTGDDAKIASAVAAARNNDLVIAVVGERESMSGEAKNRARLDLPGNQQKLVDALLATGKPVVVVLLTGRPLAVTSLVENAGALVHAFFPGVEGGHALADVLFGDYNPGGKEPITSPRSVGQLPIHHYDPPNGRPNIPERGDYKAHWLDEFDEPLFPFGFGLSYTSFTFSGLEMPQSIGRDDTFTVRVRLTNTGKRDGDEVAQLYVRPRVASAVTGKRLLAYRRVHLAAGKSEIVEFSQPATSLAVLDSRNRWTLEPGVFEVVLGASSAAEISGTFTVEDTAKVAARTAAIH; via the coding sequence ATGCGACACGGTATGCGTCCGATCGATTCTCGCCGCGTGACATCCACGCTCGTGACGGCTCTGGCTATTTTCCTGGCTACGGGCGCGGCGCTGCCGACCGCGGCGCGGGCGGACAATTACGCACCGCCGCCGAACCAGGCCGACGCCGCGCTGCTTGCGCGCATGACTCTCGGTGAGAAGGTCAACCAGCTCATGTTGCTCAGCAAGGGCACGATGACCGGGCCGGACTCCGCCGGGCGGCCTAACAAGTCTGCCGAAGAACTGGCGCGTGAAGGCATCGGTTTCCAGATGTCGGGTTTCGAATCGGCGGCCGAGGTGAATCGCATCCAGCGCATCGCGATGCAGGAGTCGCGTCTCAGGATTCCCGTGGTGTTCGCCACCGACATCATTCACGGCTACTGGACCGTGTTTCCCGTGCCGCTGGGATTGGCCGCGACCTTCGACCCCGCCGACGCGAACGTGGTCGCGAAGATCTCCGGGCTAGAAGGCTACTCACACGGCCAGCGCTGGACCTTCGCGCCGATGGTCGATCACCCGGCCGATCCGCGCTGGGGTCGCGTCGTCGAAACCTTCGGCGAATCGCCGCTGGTGAGCAGCGACTACGCGGTCGCGACGATCCGCGGTTTTCACGGTTCGCTGGCCGGTCTGCCCGGATCTCCCGCGCCCGCCGACTTCGGCGTTGCGAGTTGCCTCAAGCACTATCTCGGCTACGGCGCGGTCCAGGGCGGCAAGGACTACGCCTACGTGGATCTCACCGAACGCACGCTGCGCGAATTCCATCTGCCACCTTATGCCGCAGGCATTGCCGCGGGCGCGCCCAGCGTCATGCCCGCCTTCACCACCGGGCCCGGCGGCGTGCCCATGTCGGCTAACAAACATATGTTGATCGACGTGCTGCGCAAGGAACTCGGCTTCGAAGGATTGCTGGTGTCCGACTACGCCGCTATTACCGAGATGCTCAAACACGGCACCGCGCGCGACGACTACGACGCCGCGATCCAGGCGATGAACAACGGCACGATGACCGTCGACATGGAAGACGGCGTGTATTACGCGCAGCTGGCGAAGGCGGTTCAGGCGGGCGCGGTCAGCCTGCAATCGCTCGATCGTGAAGTGCTGCGCGCGCTGGCGTTCAAGCGCCGCCTGGGCCTGTTCGAAAAACCTTATGTGCCCGAGGACCTGGAGAAGCGGGTCCGCCTGACGCGCGAACATCGCGCTGCCGCGCGCGAAATCGCGCGCAAGTCCATCGTGCTGCTCAAGAACGACGGAAACCTGCTGCCGCTGAGCGGCGGACGGATCCTGGTCACCGGCCCGCTGGCCGACGCGCCAGCCGACTTGTTAGGCCCGTGGCACGCGCGCGGCCGCGCGGAAGACGTCGTAAGCGTGCTCGCGGGAATCCGCGAACGCGCCGCCGCAGGCAAGCCGGCGAGCCAGGTCGCGTACGAGCCGGGAGTCGGCCTCGAAAGCGCAGGCAAGGCAGGCACGGGAGACGACGCGAAGATCGCCTCGGCCGTCGCCGCTGCGCGCAACAACGATCTCGTCATCGCCGTCGTCGGCGAACGCGAATCCATGAGCGGCGAGGCGAAGAATCGGGCCCGTCTCGACCTGCCCGGAAACCAACAAAAGCTCGTGGATGCCCTGCTCGCGACCGGCAAACCCGTGGTCGTCGTGCTGCTCACCGGCCGGCCACTGGCCGTGACTTCGTTAGTGGAAAATGCAGGTGCGCTGGTGCACGCATTTTTTCCCGGCGTCGAAGGCGGTCACGCGCTCGCCGATGTGTTGTTCGGCGATTACAACCCGGGCGGCAAGGAACCCATCACCTCGCCACGCAGCGTCGGCCAGCTGCCGATTCATCACTACGACCCGCCCAATGGCCGCCCTAACATCCCCGAGCGCGGCGACTACAAGGCGCACTGGCTCGACGAATTCGATGAACCGCTGTTCCCGTTCGGCTTCGGCCTGAGTTACACAAGCTTCACGTTCAGCGGACTCGAGATGCCGCAGAGTATCGGCCGCGACGACACGTTCACCGTCCGCGTGCGGCTCACCAACACCGGCAAACGCGATGGTGACGAGGTGGCGCAGCTCTATGTGCGCCCGCGCGTCGCGAGCGCTGTGACCGGGAAACGGCTGCTCGCGTATCGGCGCGTGCACCTCGCCGCGGGCAAGAGCGAAATCGTCGAGTTTTCGCAGCCCGCGACTTCGCTCGCGGTGCTCGATTCGCGGAATCGCTGGACGCTCGAGCCGGGCGTATTCGAAGTCGTGCTCGGCGCGAGTTCGGCGGCGGAAATCTCCGGAACATTCACAGTCGAAGACACCGCCAAAGTCGCCGCACGCACTGCGGCAATCCACTAA
- the rnr gene encoding ribonuclease R, whose amino-acid sequence MKRRNDKSRGQSENSRHQKDDPRRAGPPAQRAGSQTSASHGSTAEGTVSANRAGFGFVRVEGMEESVFLPPPQMAGVMHGDRVRVSVERGRDGRYSGRLEKIIEHATKSFVGTLEVHGRSAFVTSADRRIGMRCFVAPEELADARHGDWVIAAVTRYAGQGASPQARIVKRLDPDKPVELACEAAIARFNLPQEFSPEAVREAEAYGAEVDPAESARRVDLRTLPLVTIDGEDAKDFDDAVYAEAHPKGFRIIVAIADVSYYVRRGTALDASARERGTSVYFPSRVIPMLPFALSNRLCSLQPNVDRLCFAADMIISKTGILLESKFYPAVMRSAARLTYTQAFEALIKDASEARSQPGSLMNRLLPLVDVYHALLKARHKRGALEFDAPEAEFDIDPAGRIQRVYMYERNEAHKLIEECMILANVAVAHELETRRIGTLYRVHGKPEEKKIDVLLETLTALGVAAELPEDVRPRDFRAITERLAHDERRPFIESLVIRTMQQAIYQPVNIGHFGLALTQYAHFTSPIRRYPDLVVHRCLRALLSDADPFGQRYEGGALALAGADLTLLEKRADESDRYVNAWLKCVYLRDRIGQTFEGLITTVVEFGAFVQLTAIGTDGLLHIDNLRDDEYIMEPGGRAWVGRAHKRRLALGARVHVIVTSVNPIEGLVDLALVEVEADEGRKPQKSPHRSAPGKSPNKAPPRGSQRRGQRGR is encoded by the coding sequence TTGAAACGTCGTAATGACAAATCGCGCGGGCAGTCTGAAAACTCCCGCCACCAGAAAGACGACCCGCGACGCGCGGGTCCCCCCGCGCAACGCGCCGGATCCCAAACGTCCGCCAGTCACGGAAGTACGGCCGAAGGCACGGTGAGCGCCAACCGCGCCGGCTTCGGCTTCGTGCGCGTCGAAGGGATGGAAGAGTCCGTCTTCCTGCCGCCGCCGCAGATGGCCGGGGTCATGCACGGCGATCGCGTGCGTGTGTCCGTCGAACGCGGCCGCGACGGCCGCTACTCCGGCAGGCTCGAGAAGATCATCGAACACGCCACCAAGTCGTTCGTCGGCACGCTCGAAGTGCACGGCCGTTCGGCATTCGTCACCTCGGCCGACCGTCGCATCGGCATGCGCTGCTTCGTGGCGCCCGAGGAACTGGCCGACGCACGCCATGGCGACTGGGTGATCGCGGCGGTCACGCGCTACGCGGGGCAGGGCGCCTCGCCGCAGGCGCGCATCGTCAAGCGGCTCGATCCCGACAAACCGGTGGAGCTTGCCTGCGAAGCGGCGATCGCACGCTTCAATCTGCCGCAGGAGTTTTCTCCGGAAGCGGTGCGCGAAGCCGAAGCGTATGGCGCCGAGGTCGACCCGGCCGAATCCGCGCGGCGCGTGGACCTGCGCACCCTGCCGCTGGTCACCATCGACGGCGAGGATGCCAAGGATTTCGACGACGCGGTGTACGCCGAAGCGCATCCGAAAGGTTTCCGCATCATCGTCGCGATCGCCGATGTCAGCTACTACGTGCGGCGCGGCACGGCGCTCGACGCCAGCGCTCGTGAGCGCGGCACCAGCGTGTACTTCCCCTCGCGAGTCATTCCGATGCTGCCGTTCGCCTTGTCGAACCGGCTCTGTTCGCTGCAGCCCAACGTCGACCGGCTGTGTTTCGCCGCCGACATGATCATTTCGAAGACCGGCATCCTGCTGGAATCGAAGTTTTATCCGGCGGTGATGCGTTCGGCGGCGCGTCTGACCTACACCCAGGCGTTCGAGGCGCTCATCAAGGACGCCTCGGAGGCGCGTTCCCAGCCGGGTAGTTTGATGAACCGGCTGTTGCCATTGGTCGACGTGTACCACGCGCTGCTCAAGGCGCGGCACAAACGCGGCGCGCTCGAGTTCGATGCCCCCGAAGCGGAATTCGACATCGACCCGGCTGGACGCATCCAGCGCGTCTACATGTACGAACGCAACGAGGCGCACAAGCTCATCGAGGAATGCATGATCCTCGCCAACGTCGCGGTGGCGCACGAGCTCGAGACGCGGCGCATCGGTACGTTGTACCGCGTGCACGGCAAGCCGGAAGAGAAGAAGATCGACGTGTTGCTCGAAACACTGACCGCGCTCGGCGTGGCTGCCGAGCTGCCCGAGGACGTGCGGCCGCGCGATTTCCGCGCGATCACCGAGCGCCTCGCGCACGACGAGCGCCGGCCGTTCATCGAATCGCTGGTCATCCGCACGATGCAGCAGGCTATCTACCAGCCGGTGAACATCGGCCACTTCGGGCTGGCGCTCACGCAGTACGCGCACTTCACTTCGCCGATCCGCCGTTATCCGGATCTCGTGGTGCATCGCTGCCTGCGCGCGTTGTTGTCGGATGCCGATCCCTTCGGGCAGCGGTATGAAGGCGGCGCGCTGGCGCTGGCCGGCGCCGATCTCACGCTGCTCGAGAAACGCGCCGACGAGTCGGATCGCTACGTGAACGCCTGGCTCAAGTGCGTATACCTGCGCGATCGCATCGGGCAGACCTTCGAAGGGTTGATCACGACCGTCGTCGAGTTCGGTGCGTTCGTCCAACTGACGGCCATCGGCACCGACGGCCTGCTGCATATCGACAACCTGCGCGATGACGAATACATCATGGAGCCGGGCGGACGCGCCTGGGTCGGGCGCGCCCACAAGCGCCGCCTGGCGCTGGGCGCGCGGGTACACGTCATCGTCACGAGCGTGAATCCGATCGAAGGCCTGGTCGATCTCGCGCTGGTGGAAGTCGAGGCGGACGAGGGCCGCAAGCCGCAGAAGTCGCCGCACCGGTCCGCCCCCGGCAAATCGCCTAACAAGGCGCCACCGCGCGGCTCGCAGCGGCGCGGCCAGCGCGGGAGATAG
- the rpsR gene encoding 30S ribosomal protein S18, which produces MKDDKPRRSGPGGGGAGGGGNRSFSRRRKFCRFTAEGVKQIDYKDLGTLKQYITETGKIVPSRITGTKAFYQRQLSSAIKRARYLALLPYTDQH; this is translated from the coding sequence ATGAAAGACGATAAACCGCGTCGTAGTGGTCCGGGTGGCGGTGGTGCAGGCGGCGGTGGCAACCGTTCGTTCTCGCGCCGTCGCAAGTTCTGCCGTTTCACCGCCGAGGGCGTGAAGCAGATCGACTACAAGGACTTGGGCACGCTCAAGCAGTACATCACCGAGACGGGCAAGATCGTTCCGAGCCGCATCACCGGCACGAAAGCGTTCTACCAGCGCCAGCTCTCGTCGGCGATCAAGCGTGCGCGGTACCTCGCGCTGCTGCCGTACACCGACCAGCATTGA
- the rplI gene encoding 50S ribosomal protein L9 — translation MDVILLTKVANLGTIGDRVKVKSGYGRNFLLPKGKATLATPDNVKKFEARRAELEKVAREQFQDAESRQAAFKDFKLQISAKAGTEGKLFGSIGTADIAEAATKAGHKVARSEVRLPTGPLRTVGDHTITLHLHTDIDVQLPVVITAED, via the coding sequence ATGGACGTCATTCTTTTAACGAAAGTCGCCAACCTCGGCACCATCGGCGATCGCGTCAAGGTGAAGTCGGGTTACGGTCGCAACTTCCTGCTGCCGAAGGGCAAGGCCACGCTGGCGACTCCGGACAACGTCAAGAAGTTCGAGGCGCGCCGCGCCGAGCTCGAGAAGGTTGCACGCGAGCAGTTCCAGGACGCCGAGAGCCGCCAGGCCGCGTTCAAGGACTTCAAGCTGCAGATCTCGGCGAAGGCCGGCACCGAGGGCAAACTGTTCGGTTCGATCGGCACGGCGGACATCGCCGAGGCTGCCACGAAGGCTGGACACAAGGTCGCGCGTTCGGAAGTGCGTCTGCCGACGGGGCCGCTGCGCACGGTTGGCGATCACACGATCACACTGCATCTGCACACGGACATCGACGTGCAGCTGCCGGTGGTGATCACTGCCGAAGACTAA
- a CDS encoding TonB-dependent receptor yields the protein MRNFPRSLIGAAVAAVLAAPSVSWSQSADATLRGKAPADTDVTAKNVATGTTRRTKSGGDGSYTLAGLPPGTYRVDAGPGTETVVTLTVASTAMLDLGASSGAVDTEAPLQEVTVTGRRLNEVRTSEIGTTVSLQQIESTPQLTRNFLEFADTVPGVVFEVDGRGHTSIRGGAQNDNGVNLYIDGVGQKGYVRSGVSGQTQDTQGNPFPQLAIGEYKVITSNYKAEYDQISSAAITALTRSGTNDFEGQAFGTYTADNFRAKTPGELASDTKTESEVKEYGLAFGGPIIEDKLHFFVTYEAKRYQTPITVGLENIPPQAFIDNIPQVALDQLGPATVAFDEDLFFGKLDWALSDNDSFTLSAKIRKETAEGDGINNGTAPSASKTTDSDDNRFEASWKHSGNNWLNEVQATYEDAFFNPTVGNASRNGTVYTALFGGQDRNMIRIDGADPRAGQNKGQKGWALSNTITFTDLDWLGSHTVKGGVKYKQVDLTAADSLPGQPVFYYDVSATTAATTPWKSTIALPFPQFSSEATSADKQFGVFLQDDWELNEHLTLNIGARWDYEKNPSYLDFKTPQFVIDSLNTVVPGTGGLTYGQTLGLSSDPNVAIDINDYLSDGSNREAYKGAFQPRLGFSYDLGADQQHVIFGGAGRAYDRTLYDYLQLEQTKFALPATDVRFNTADHPCTVVGAGDAGCMAWDPAFLADPNALAARLAGSFGEVDLINNDLKIPYSDQFSLGMRNRLGDWNTSAAVSRVNSYNGFVFTLGNRYPNGDFWQDRSQPWGSPLPGAGSLIIGDSGIETRSTQVLLSAEKPFTEESKWGTTVAYTFTNAKQNRNIDEHYSFDQSSIKEYLFITSNATPKHRLVATGSYSAPWGLMIAGKLTYSTATPHTVDASCLAGPATYPNGSACRPVTYIVGGAGYKALDLQVTKNFQVGDLGSMYLRLDMINVTNEQNLVDYFDEVGEDGTVIGGRFNPDGNITGLPRTLRMSFGVKF from the coding sequence ATGCGCAACTTTCCGCGTTCATTGATCGGAGCGGCGGTCGCCGCCGTGCTCGCCGCACCCAGCGTTTCCTGGTCACAATCCGCCGACGCCACGCTGCGCGGAAAGGCTCCCGCCGATACGGACGTCACCGCAAAGAATGTCGCCACCGGCACGACGCGCCGCACCAAGTCCGGCGGGGACGGTAGTTATACGCTCGCCGGTCTTCCGCCCGGCACCTACCGCGTCGATGCAGGCCCGGGCACCGAAACCGTCGTCACGCTGACCGTCGCGTCGACCGCAATGCTGGATCTCGGCGCGAGCAGTGGCGCGGTCGACACCGAAGCGCCACTGCAGGAAGTCACGGTGACCGGCCGGCGCCTCAACGAAGTGCGCACGTCGGAAATCGGCACTACCGTTTCGTTGCAACAGATCGAGTCGACACCTCAGCTCACGCGTAACTTCCTCGAGTTTGCGGATACCGTTCCCGGCGTCGTGTTCGAGGTCGACGGCCGAGGCCACACGTCGATCCGTGGCGGTGCCCAGAACGACAACGGCGTGAACCTGTACATCGATGGCGTCGGCCAGAAAGGTTATGTGCGTTCGGGCGTCTCCGGACAGACGCAAGATACCCAGGGCAACCCGTTCCCGCAGCTTGCGATCGGCGAATACAAGGTCATCACGTCAAACTACAAGGCGGAGTACGACCAGATCTCGAGCGCCGCGATCACCGCCCTCACGCGCTCGGGCACGAACGATTTCGAAGGCCAGGCCTTCGGCACGTACACCGCCGACAACTTCCGCGCGAAGACGCCGGGCGAGCTCGCCTCGGACACGAAGACGGAATCCGAGGTCAAGGAGTATGGCCTCGCGTTCGGCGGTCCGATCATCGAGGACAAGCTGCACTTCTTCGTCACGTACGAAGCCAAGCGTTATCAGACGCCAATCACGGTCGGACTCGAGAACATCCCGCCGCAAGCCTTCATCGACAACATTCCACAGGTCGCGCTCGATCAGCTTGGACCCGCCACCGTCGCATTCGACGAAGACCTGTTCTTCGGCAAGCTCGACTGGGCGCTTTCAGACAATGATTCATTCACCCTCTCTGCGAAAATCCGCAAAGAGACGGCCGAGGGTGACGGCATCAACAATGGAACGGCGCCGTCCGCGTCGAAGACCACGGACAGCGACGACAATCGCTTCGAGGCGAGCTGGAAGCACAGCGGCAACAACTGGCTGAACGAAGTACAGGCGACCTACGAAGACGCTTTCTTCAACCCGACGGTAGGCAACGCAAGCCGCAACGGAACTGTCTATACAGCCCTCTTTGGCGGGCAGGATCGGAACATGATCCGCATCGACGGCGCGGATCCGCGCGCCGGGCAAAATAAAGGTCAGAAGGGCTGGGCCCTCAGCAACACCATCACGTTCACGGACCTCGACTGGCTTGGCTCCCACACCGTCAAAGGGGGCGTGAAGTACAAGCAGGTGGATCTGACTGCCGCCGACTCGCTGCCCGGTCAGCCGGTGTTCTATTACGACGTCTCCGCCACCACCGCGGCGACGACTCCGTGGAAGTCGACCATCGCCCTGCCGTTCCCGCAATTCAGCTCGGAGGCCACGTCCGCCGACAAGCAGTTCGGCGTCTTCCTGCAGGACGACTGGGAATTGAACGAACACCTCACGCTGAACATCGGTGCGCGCTGGGATTACGAGAAGAATCCCTCGTACCTCGATTTCAAGACACCACAGTTCGTGATCGATTCATTGAACACGGTCGTGCCGGGCACGGGCGGTCTGACCTATGGCCAGACCCTCGGCCTGTCGTCCGATCCGAACGTCGCGATCGACATCAACGACTACCTGAGCGACGGCAGCAATCGCGAGGCGTACAAGGGCGCATTCCAGCCGCGTCTCGGCTTCTCGTACGACCTCGGCGCCGATCAGCAACACGTGATCTTCGGTGGCGCGGGTCGCGCGTATGACCGCACGTTGTACGACTACCTGCAGCTCGAGCAGACCAAATTCGCGCTGCCGGCCACGGACGTCCGCTTCAACACGGCGGATCATCCCTGCACGGTCGTTGGCGCGGGCGATGCAGGTTGCATGGCATGGGACCCGGCTTTCCTGGCCGATCCCAATGCGCTGGCGGCCCGCCTCGCGGGAAGCTTCGGCGAAGTCGACCTCATCAACAACGATCTCAAGATCCCATACTCCGACCAGTTCAGCCTGGGGATGCGCAACCGCCTCGGCGACTGGAATACCAGCGCCGCCGTGTCGCGCGTGAACAGCTACAACGGCTTCGTATTCACGCTCGGCAATCGGTATCCGAACGGGGATTTCTGGCAGGACCGCTCGCAGCCGTGGGGCAGCCCACTGCCCGGCGCCGGCTCGCTGATCATCGGCGACAGCGGCATCGAGACCCGCAGCACCCAGGTGCTGCTCTCGGCCGAGAAACCATTCACCGAAGAGTCGAAGTGGGGAACGACGGTCGCTTACACCTTCACGAACGCGAAGCAGAACCGGAACATCGACGAGCACTATTCGTTCGATCAATCGTCGATCAAGGAGTACCTCTTCATCACGTCGAACGCGACCCCGAAACATCGACTGGTGGCAACGGGTTCTTATTCGGCGCCATGGGGCCTGATGATCGCGGGCAAGCTGACCTACTCGACCGCCACGCCACACACGGTGGACGCGTCGTGCCTCGCTGGCCCCGCGACGTATCCGAACGGCTCCGCGTGCCGCCCGGTGACTTACATCGTCGGCGGCGCCGGCTACAAGGCGCTCGATCTGCAGGTGACGAAAAACTTCCAGGTCGGCGATCTGGGTTCGATGTACTTGCGCCTCGACATGATCAACGTGACCAACGAGCAGAATCTCGTCGACTACTTCGACGAGGTGGGCGAAGACGGCACGGTGATCGGCGGGCGATTCAACCCGGATGGCAACATCACCGGCCTGCCGCGCACGCTGCGCATGAGTTTTGGCGTGAAATTCTGA
- the rlmB gene encoding 23S rRNA (guanosine(2251)-2'-O)-methyltransferase RlmB: MSEKVYGLHAVRALLTRHAERVSSVTVAEQRTDPRVSEILKLAGDAGKTVKRVKPEVFKQLFGDATHQGVFAEVAPLPPWREEELLAALVAAEGKAPLVLVLDGVQDPHNLGACLRTADACGALAVVIPKDRAVQMTATVRKVAAGAAETTPIAVVTNLARTLRLLKDAGLWIVGADADAPKLAHETDLAGPIALVMGAEGTGLRQLTRDTCDLTVRLPQQGAVESLNVSVASGMLLYEALRQRLAPRKQAKASG, from the coding sequence TTGAGCGAGAAGGTGTATGGATTGCACGCGGTGCGTGCCTTGCTGACGCGGCACGCCGAGCGCGTGAGTTCGGTGACCGTCGCCGAGCAGCGCACCGATCCGCGCGTGTCCGAGATCCTCAAGCTCGCGGGCGATGCGGGCAAGACGGTCAAGCGGGTCAAGCCCGAGGTGTTCAAGCAGCTGTTCGGCGATGCCACGCACCAGGGCGTGTTCGCCGAGGTGGCGCCGCTGCCGCCCTGGCGCGAGGAAGAGTTGTTAGCCGCGCTGGTGGCGGCGGAGGGCAAGGCGCCGCTCGTGCTGGTGCTCGATGGCGTGCAGGACCCGCACAATCTCGGCGCCTGCCTGCGCACCGCGGACGCCTGCGGCGCGTTGGCCGTGGTGATCCCCAAGGATCGCGCGGTGCAGATGACCGCGACGGTGCGCAAGGTGGCGGCCGGCGCGGCTGAAACCACGCCGATCGCCGTAGTCACGAATCTCGCGCGCACGCTGCGGCTGCTCAAGGACGCCGGTCTGTGGATCGTGGGCGCGGATGCCGATGCGCCCAAGCTCGCCCATGAGACCGATCTGGCAGGCCCCATCGCGCTGGTCATGGGCGCCGAGGGCACCGGTCTGCGCCAGCTCACGCGCGACACCTGCGACCTGACGGTCCGGCTGCCCCAGCAGGGCGCGGTCGAGAGCCTGAATGTCTCCGTCGCCTCGGGGATGCTGCTGTACGAGGCGCTACGCCAGCGTCTGGCACCCAGGAAGCAGGCGAAGGCTTCGGGTTGA
- the rpsF gene encoding 30S ribosomal protein S6, with amino-acid sequence MRHYEIVFLVHPDQSEQVPAMVERYRGMIAANGGTVHRHEDWGRRQLTFPISKVHKAHYVLLNVECDQKTLGELTGAFRFSDAVLRHLVVNMDEAVVEPSPMAKAAQEEKEGGPRRDRRDDSPFASDDDDMGVNA; translated from the coding sequence ATGAGGCATTACGAAATCGTGTTCCTGGTCCATCCGGACCAGAGCGAACAAGTCCCGGCCATGGTCGAGCGCTACCGCGGCATGATCGCCGCGAATGGCGGCACCGTGCATCGTCACGAAGACTGGGGCCGTCGCCAGCTCACTTTCCCGATCTCCAAGGTCCACAAGGCGCACTACGTGCTGCTGAACGTGGAATGCGATCAGAAGACGCTGGGCGAACTGACCGGCGCGTTCCGTTTCTCCGATGCGGTGCTGCGTCACCTGGTCGTGAACATGGACGAAGCCGTGGTCGAGCCCTCGCCGATGGCGAAGGCTGCGCAGGAAGAGAAGGAAGGCGGACCGCGCCGCGATCGTCGCGACGATTCGCCGTTCGCTTCGGATGACGACGACATGGGAGTAAACGCGTAA